One region of Chryseobacterium sp. SORGH_AS_0447 genomic DNA includes:
- a CDS encoding calcium:proton antiporter yields the protein MKLKEFLHYTYIFPLLAVGYYFSGLMGTGVLFDVIAGILLTGSVLSAVHHAEVVAHKVGEPFGTIILALCITILEVALIISLMVAGGDQAITLARDTVFAAVMLILNGILGICILVGGVKYYEQFFARTSATTYLVSIVSILILTLVLPNFTSSINGPFYNQAQLIFVSIACLVIYGVFLMVQTVRHRNYFIVPEEHPEENYTPSVKKTTISFVFLVICLAIVVVMAKGLSSTIEDMVQSFGAPKSLVGVIIAAVVLLPEGVAAIRAARNNQIQSSLNLALGSALASIGLTIPAVSVVCILYDIPLVLGLDKKDVILLSLSVFIVMLSLSRGKTNVLYGTVLLVNLAAYIFTVIVP from the coding sequence ATGAAATTAAAAGAATTCTTACATTATACGTACATTTTTCCCCTTTTGGCCGTAGGTTATTATTTTTCCGGACTGATGGGAACCGGCGTCCTGTTTGACGTGATTGCCGGGATATTGCTGACGGGAAGTGTCCTGTCGGCAGTTCATCACGCGGAGGTGGTTGCGCATAAAGTCGGGGAACCTTTCGGAACGATTATCCTGGCCCTGTGCATCACCATTCTCGAAGTTGCTTTGATTATTTCCCTGATGGTCGCCGGAGGTGATCAGGCCATTACCTTGGCAAGAGATACCGTTTTTGCAGCGGTGATGCTCATCCTGAACGGGATCTTGGGGATCTGTATCCTGGTCGGCGGGGTAAAATATTACGAACAGTTCTTTGCGAGGACTTCTGCCACCACGTATCTGGTGAGTATTGTTTCGATTTTGATTTTGACGCTGGTGTTACCCAATTTCACCTCAAGCATTAATGGTCCTTTTTACAACCAGGCGCAGCTGATTTTTGTGTCCATTGCCTGCCTGGTAATTTATGGGGTTTTTCTCATGGTTCAGACGGTCAGACACCGGAATTATTTCATTGTACCGGAAGAGCATCCTGAAGAAAACTATACTCCTTCCGTTAAAAAAACAACGATCAGTTTTGTATTTTTAGTGATCTGCCTGGCTATTGTTGTGGTGATGGCCAAAGGGCTATCGTCCACCATTGAAGACATGGTACAGAGCTTCGGCGCTCCGAAATCGTTGGTCGGCGTTATCATTGCAGCGGTCGTATTGCTTCCGGAAGGAGTTGCAGCAATCCGGGCGGCGCGCAACAACCAGATCCAGTCGAGCCTTAACCTCGCGCTGGGTTCTGCACTGGCAAGTATCGGCCTGACAATTCCTGCGGTTTCCGTGGTCTGCATCCTTTACGATATCCCATTGGTCTTGGGGCTGGATAAAAAAGATGTGATCCTGCTTTCGCTTTCGGTATTTATCGTGATGCTCTCCTTAAGCCGCGGAAAAACAAACGTACTTTACGGAACCGTATTGTTGGTGAACCTGGCGGCTTATATTTTCACAGTGATTGTGCCTTAA
- a CDS encoding DUF6122 family protein, producing MDSSDIALLRTCTHYFLHFVFPVFIALVFYRKHWKKVYLILLATMLVDLDHLLADPIFDPDRASVGFHFLHSYYAIAVYFLMLFFKGNIRIVGIGLLLHMLTDLQDFYLWPH from the coding sequence ATGGATTCTTCAGATATTGCTTTACTCAGAACCTGTACACATTATTTCCTGCATTTCGTTTTTCCGGTATTTATTGCCCTGGTCTTTTACCGGAAACATTGGAAAAAGGTTTACCTGATCCTGCTGGCCACCATGCTGGTGGATCTCGATCATCTTTTGGCAGATCCGATTTTCGATCCGGACCGGGCGAGTGTGGGATTTCATTTTCTGCATTCTTATTATGCTATTGCGGTGTATTTTTTGATGCTGTTTTTCAAAGGAAATATCAGGATTGTCGGTATCGGGCTCCTGCTTCATATGCTAACAGACCTGCAGGACTTTTATCTGTGGCCACACTGA
- a CDS encoding DNA alkylation repair protein has translation MSYPETNSAIQEIKEALAILSVPEKAAFFPKFFKTGKGEYGEGDLFLGVKVPDQRLVAKEFYAKVSLEELSTLLSSEYHEHRLTALFILILKFEKTKDKEDQYEIVEFYLNHLPYINNWDLVDSSCYKILGQYCFENQQEDLLRKLSGSDEMWHKRIAVVGTMHHIKKGSFELTKEFVTRNLKHPHDLMHKANGWLLREMGQKNEKELIDYLNKYYKDMPRTCLRYAIEKLDENLQQDYLKSRI, from the coding sequence ATGTCTTACCCTGAAACAAATTCTGCAATTCAAGAAATAAAAGAAGCACTGGCTATTCTTTCCGTACCTGAAAAAGCTGCGTTTTTTCCAAAGTTCTTTAAAACGGGAAAAGGAGAATATGGCGAAGGCGACTTGTTCCTGGGAGTGAAAGTCCCTGATCAACGATTGGTGGCGAAAGAATTCTATGCAAAGGTTTCATTGGAAGAATTAAGTACCCTTCTTTCTTCAGAATATCATGAGCACCGGCTGACCGCGCTTTTCATTTTAATTTTAAAATTTGAAAAAACAAAGGACAAGGAAGATCAGTATGAAATTGTTGAATTTTATCTGAACCATCTTCCATACATCAACAACTGGGACCTGGTAGATTCAAGCTGTTATAAAATATTGGGGCAGTACTGCTTTGAAAATCAGCAGGAAGACTTATTAAGAAAACTTTCCGGATCTGATGAAATGTGGCACAAAAGGATAGCTGTAGTGGGAACGATGCATCATATAAAAAAGGGTTCTTTTGAACTGACGAAGGAGTTTGTTACCCGCAATCTGAAACACCCTCATGACCTGATGCACAAAGCCAACGGCTGGCTCCTCCGTGAAATGGGACAGAAAAACGAAAAGGAACTCATCGATTACTTAAACAAATATTACAAAGATATGCCAAGGACCTGCCTGAGATATGCCATTGAAAAGCTGGACGAAAACTTGCAGCAGGATTATTTAAAAAGCCGGATCTGA
- a CDS encoding sodium:proton antiporter has translation MELYYSFSALIVLASIFSYLNYRFLKLPSTIGIMVIAIVVSIFLVSFGETVLPKTYGHLHNLMTGIDFTEVLMGAMLNFLLFAGGIHINLDDLKEQFRPVVIFSTVGVLISTFVVGFGMFYLLPFLGIHLPFIYCLLFGALISPTDPVAVLSILKQANVSKSLETKVAGESLFNDGMAVVIFSVVLQLAIGEQVDLGLESIGLLLLKEAGGGLLLGIILGWVTSRLMREVDDYIISVLVTLSVVMGGYLIARQMHISGPLTMVAAGLFMGNFSVKFKMKSITQDYLIKFWELIDEILNAVLFLFIGFELLMIKDLSHFVLPGLVAIVIVLLARVISIWGPTKFMKRTFSPQTVKVLVWGGIRGGVSIALAMSVPKNEYSEIILSITYCVVVFSIIVQGLTIAKVANPNKIAIEEEKLGSVALKEDK, from the coding sequence GTGGAATTATATTATTCATTTTCAGCTCTTATCGTTCTAGCATCCATATTTTCATACCTTAACTACAGATTTCTTAAACTTCCGAGTACGATCGGGATTATGGTGATCGCGATTGTGGTTTCCATATTTCTGGTTTCGTTCGGGGAAACGGTTTTACCGAAAACCTACGGGCACCTCCACAACCTGATGACCGGCATCGACTTTACCGAAGTCCTGATGGGCGCCATGCTTAATTTCCTGCTGTTTGCAGGAGGGATCCACATCAACTTGGACGACCTTAAGGAACAGTTTCGGCCGGTGGTGATTTTTTCGACAGTCGGCGTACTTATTTCCACTTTTGTGGTTGGATTTGGCATGTTTTACCTTCTCCCCTTCTTAGGAATCCATTTACCTTTTATCTATTGCCTTCTCTTCGGAGCTTTAATTTCGCCTACCGATCCTGTGGCGGTTTTAAGTATTCTGAAGCAGGCTAATGTATCAAAGTCGCTGGAAACAAAAGTCGCCGGGGAATCGCTGTTTAACGATGGGATGGCCGTAGTGATCTTTTCGGTAGTTCTCCAGCTGGCCATTGGCGAGCAGGTGGATTTAGGGCTTGAAAGTATAGGGCTTCTGCTGCTGAAAGAAGCCGGCGGAGGGCTGTTGCTGGGAATTATACTGGGCTGGGTTACATCCAGGCTGATGCGTGAGGTGGATGATTATATTATTTCCGTGCTGGTAACGCTTTCCGTAGTAATGGGAGGATATCTTATTGCCCGGCAGATGCATATTTCCGGACCGTTGACCATGGTTGCTGCGGGACTGTTCATGGGTAATTTCAGCGTTAAGTTTAAAATGAAATCAATCACTCAGGATTACCTGATTAAATTCTGGGAACTGATCGATGAAATTCTCAATGCGGTGCTGTTCCTGTTTATCGGTTTTGAGTTATTGATGATCAAAGACTTAAGTCATTTTGTCCTTCCGGGGTTGGTTGCCATTGTGATTGTGCTGCTGGCCAGAGTCATTTCGATCTGGGGGCCTACGAAATTTATGAAACGGACCTTCAGCCCACAGACCGTTAAAGTTCTGGTGTGGGGCGGAATCCGGGGCGGGGTTTCTATTGCGCTGGCGATGTCTGTTCCCAAAAACGAATACAGTGAGATTATTTTAAGCATTACGTATTGCGTAGTGGTATTTTCCATTATCGTTCAAGGACTTACCATTGCAAAAGTTGCCAATCCGAATAAAATTGCCATCGAAGAAGAAAAACTGGGAAGCGTTGCTTTAAAAGAAGATAAATAA
- a CDS encoding DUF4919 domain-containing protein, with product MKYHFFLILIFVSVFGFSQKPKIDLKAIEKDLKNEKSPFNYEKLVFKYKAYPRSLDTLEAQHLYYGRNFKKDPVLTTDADFKSLAEAFKNNNFQDCIRQGKILYDKDPTNLDILLILLKAYDYQKDGDNFMYHLSQFRTLTDGMKSSGDGKTEKTPYLVNSVGDEYILLNILNLGQDYTRGSKSVRDGILDIWEKDNNKVYIKVLYIDY from the coding sequence ATGAAATATCACTTTTTCCTGATATTGATTTTCGTATCCGTTTTCGGTTTCAGCCAGAAACCGAAAATTGATCTTAAAGCCATTGAAAAGGATCTTAAAAACGAAAAATCTCCCTTTAACTACGAGAAGCTTGTTTTTAAATATAAAGCCTATCCCCGGTCGCTGGATACCCTTGAGGCCCAGCATCTTTATTATGGAAGAAATTTTAAGAAAGATCCTGTTCTCACGACCGATGCAGATTTCAAAAGTTTGGCAGAGGCTTTTAAGAACAACAATTTTCAGGACTGTATCCGGCAGGGGAAAATCCTTTATGATAAAGACCCCACCAATCTGGATATTCTTCTGATCCTGCTGAAAGCCTACGACTATCAGAAAGACGGTGATAATTTCATGTATCACCTGAGCCAGTTCCGAACTTTAACGGACGGCATGAAATCTTCCGGCGATGGAAAAACGGAAAAAACACCGTATCTCGTGAATTCCGTAGGCGACGAATACATCCTGCTGAATATTCTGAACCTCGGACAGGATTATACAAGAGGTTCGAAATCCGTCCGGGACGGCATTCTCGACATCTGGGAAAAAGACAACAACAAAGTTTATATTAAAGTACTTTATATTGATTATTAA
- the hflX gene encoding GTPase HflX yields MLEKKEHNYEKAVLVGVVTQHQDEDKLQEYMDELEFLAFTAGASVDRRFTQKLTQPDSKTFIGSGKAQEIKEYVKENAIGTVIFDDELSPSQLKNLEREMEVKILDRTNLILDIFAQRATTSYARTQVELAQYQYLLPRLTRMWTHLERQKGGIGMRGPGETEIETDRRIIRDRISLLKDKLKTIDKQMATQRNNRGKVVRAALVGYTNVGKSTLMNALSKSEVFAENKLFATLDTTVRKVVIGNLPFLLTDTVGFIRKLPTQLVESFKSTLDEVREADLLIHVVDISHESFEDHIDSVNQILMEINAHQKPMIMVFNKIDDFSYQKKDEDDLTPSTRKNISLEEWKNTWMAKSKYPTVFISALTKENFPEMKRLIYDEVMKIHISRFPYNDFLFEYFDNDEEEESKKE; encoded by the coding sequence ATGCTAGAAAAGAAAGAACATAATTACGAAAAGGCCGTTTTGGTAGGGGTGGTTACCCAGCACCAGGACGAAGACAAGCTTCAGGAATATATGGACGAGCTTGAGTTTTTAGCCTTCACTGCCGGTGCCTCTGTGGACCGACGTTTTACTCAGAAATTAACACAGCCTGATTCCAAAACCTTTATCGGGAGCGGAAAAGCACAGGAAATAAAAGAATACGTAAAAGAAAATGCCATCGGTACCGTTATTTTCGATGACGAACTCTCCCCTTCCCAGCTGAAAAACCTGGAACGGGAAATGGAAGTGAAAATCCTGGACCGCACCAACCTTATTCTCGATATTTTCGCCCAGAGGGCAACAACATCATACGCAAGAACGCAGGTCGAACTGGCCCAGTACCAATATCTTTTACCACGACTTACCCGGATGTGGACCCACCTTGAACGTCAGAAAGGGGGAATCGGGATGAGAGGACCGGGTGAAACGGAGATCGAGACCGACAGACGGATCATCCGCGACAGGATCTCATTACTGAAAGACAAACTGAAAACCATCGACAAGCAGATGGCTACCCAGAGAAACAACCGCGGAAAAGTGGTAAGGGCTGCTTTGGTAGGCTACACCAACGTAGGGAAATCTACCTTGATGAATGCCTTGTCGAAGTCTGAAGTTTTTGCGGAAAACAAATTATTCGCGACGCTGGATACAACGGTAAGAAAAGTAGTGATCGGAAATTTACCTTTCCTTTTAACGGATACCGTAGGATTTATCAGGAAACTTCCGACGCAATTGGTAGAATCTTTTAAATCTACGCTGGATGAGGTTCGTGAAGCAGACCTTCTGATCCATGTGGTGGACATTTCCCACGAAAGTTTTGAAGACCATATTGATTCCGTGAATCAGATTTTAATGGAAATCAATGCCCATCAAAAACCGATGATCATGGTTTTCAACAAGATCGATGATTTCAGCTATCAGAAAAAAGATGAAGACGATCTTACGCCGTCGACAAGGAAAAATATTTCCCTTGAAGAATGGAAAAACACCTGGATGGCCAAATCCAAATACCCGACGGTATTCATTTCGGCCTTAACGAAAGAGAACTTCCCGGAAATGAAGAGGCTGATCTATGATGAAGTGATGAAGATCCATATTTCCAGGTTCCCTTACAACGATTTCCTTTTCGAATATTTTGATAATGATGAGGAAGAAGAAAGCAAAAAAGAATAA
- a CDS encoding META domain-containing protein — protein MKRIWLSLFVLLGLNFLMNCSSTNLNNPQLKREWMLVSFKNYPKEDLIRNKAEIDLTAPAENGKIKGGAFMGCNKMFFTASFKKNGTSAFSDISSTLMACQNMKLEDDFSRSLKKMQHYQLEGHFLILQDDEGNRMKFVAADWD, from the coding sequence ATGAAAAGAATATGGCTTTCCCTTTTTGTTCTTTTAGGTCTAAATTTCCTGATGAACTGCTCTTCCACAAACCTTAATAATCCCCAGCTTAAAAGGGAATGGATGCTTGTTTCATTTAAGAATTATCCCAAGGAAGATTTAATCCGGAATAAAGCAGAGATCGATCTCACAGCTCCCGCTGAAAATGGAAAAATAAAAGGTGGCGCTTTTATGGGGTGCAATAAAATGTTTTTCACCGCCTCGTTTAAAAAGAATGGAACCTCCGCATTTTCCGATATCAGCTCTACACTGATGGCCTGCCAAAACATGAAACTTGAAGATGATTTTTCAAGAAGTTTAAAGAAGATGCAGCATTACCAACTGGAAGGGCATTTTCTGATATTACAAGATGATGAAGGAAACAGGATGAAGTTTGTTGCTGCGGATTGGGATTGA